One Oryza glaberrima chromosome 10, OglaRS2, whole genome shotgun sequence DNA segment encodes these proteins:
- the LOC127785664 gene encoding auxin transporter-like protein 3: MASGSSGGGYADEKGPGAATMQALGLQQQHGGGGEVEEESSEMGEKTAARTRLSGLLWHGGSAYDAWFSCASNQVAQVLLTLPYSFAQLGMASGILFQLFYGLLGSWTAYLISILYLEYRTRKERDKVDFRNHVIQWFEVLDGLLGRHWRNVGLAFNCTFLLFGSVIQLIGCASNIYYINDHLDKRTWTYIFGACCATTVFIPSFHNYRIWSFLGLLMTTYTAWYIAVASLIHGQVEGVAHSGPTSIVLYFTGATNILYTFGGHAVTVEIMHAMWRPQKFKAIYLLATVYVLTLTLPSASAAYWAFGDALLTHSNALALLPRTPWRDAAVVLMLIHQFITFGFACTPLYFVWEKLVGLHGCPSLCKRAAARLPVVLPIWFLAIIFPFFGPINSAVGSLLVSFTVYIIPSLAYMVTFRSPQSRQNAVERPPRFAGGWTGAYVINSFVVAWVLVVGFGFGGWASITNFVHQVDTFGLFAKCYQCPPHPAAAALSPPGAIAPAPASMLPPFNSTAAGIFAAPVPSPAPAPAPMHFVLGHHHHHRHHRHGL, translated from the exons ATGGCGtccgggagcagcggcggcggctacgcgGACGAGAAGGGGCCGGGGGCGGCGACGATGCAGGCGCTggggctgcagcagcagcacggcggcggcggagaggtggAAGAGGAGTCGTCGGAGATGGgggagaagacggcggcgaggacgcggctGTCGGGGCTGCTGTGGCACGGGGGGTCGGCGTACGACGCGTGGTTCAGCTGCGCGTCGAACCAGGTGGCGCAGGTGCTGCTGACGCTGCCCTACTCGTTCGCGCAGCTGGGCATGGCCAGCGGCATCCTCTTCCAGCTCTTCTACGGCCTCCTCGGCAGCTGGACCGCCTACCTCATCAGCATCCTCTACCTCGAGTACCGCACCCGCAAGGAGCGCGACAAGGTCGACTTCCGCAACCACGTCATCCAG TGGTTTGAGGTGCTGGATGGGCTACTGGGGAGGCACTGGAGGAATGTGGGACTGGCCTTCAACTGCACGTTTTTGCTGTTCGGGTCGGTGATCCAACTGATCGGGTGTGCCAGCAACATCTACTACATCAACGACCATCTGGACAAGCGGACATGGACGTACATCTTCGGCGCCTGCTGCGCCACCACCGTCTTCATCCCGTCATTCCACAACTACCGCATTTGGTCCTTCCTCGGCCTCCTCATGACCACCTACACCGCCTGGTacatcgccgtcgcctccctcatCCACGGACAG GTGGAGGGTGTGGCGCACTCTGGGCCCACAAGCATCGTGCTCTACTTCACGGGGGCCACCAACATCCTCTACACCTTCGGGGGCCACGCTGTCACCGT GGAGATAATGCACGCGATGTGGCGGCCGCAGAAGTTCAAGGCGATCTACCTGCTGGCGACGGTGTACGTGCTGACGCTGACGctgccgtcggcgtcggcggcgtacTGGGCGTTCGGGGACGCGCTGCTGACGCACTCGAACGCGCTGGCGCTGCTGCCGCGGACGCCGTGGCGCGACGCCGCGGTGGTGCTCATGCTCATCCACCAGTTCATCACCTTCGGCTTCGCCTGCACCCCGCTCTACTTCGTCTGGGAGAAGCTCGTCGGCCTCCACGGCTGCCCCTCCCTCTGcaagcgcgccgccgctcgcctccccgTCGTCCTCCCCATCTGGTTCCTCGCCATCATCTTCCCCTTCTTCGGCCCCATCAACTCCGCCGTCGGCTCCCTCCTCGTCAGCTTCACCGTCTACATCATCCCCTCCCTCGCCTACATGGTCACCTTCCGCTCCCCGCAATCCCGCCAG AACGCGGTGGAGCGGCCGCCGAGGTTCGCCGGAGGATGGACGGGGGCGTACGTGATAAACTCGTTCGTGGTGGCGTGGGTGCTGGTggtcggcttcggcttcggcggGTGGGCGAGCATCACCAACTTCGTCCACCAGGTCGACACCTTCGGCCTCTTCGCCAAGTGCTACCAGTGCCCGcctcaccccgccgccgccgccctctcgccgccggGTGCCATcgctccggcgccggcctcgaTGCTGCCGCCGTTcaactccaccgccgccggcatctTTGCCGCTCCAGTGCCGTCTCCTGCTCCGGCTCCGGCACCGATGCATTTCGTCCTtggtcaccaccaccatcaccggcACCACCGCCACGGCCTCTAG